A genomic window from Pseudomonas argentinensis includes:
- the ftsE gene encoding cell division ATP-binding protein FtsE, which yields MIRFEQVGKRYPNGHVGLHELSFRVRRGEFLFVTGHSGAGKSTLLRLLLAMERPTSGKLLLAGQDLGQISNAQIPFLRRQIGVVFQNHQLLFDRSVFDNVALPLQILGLSKSDIGRRVGSALERVSLSDKAELYPGDLSTGQQQRVGIARAIVHRPALLLADEPTGNLDPRLAAEIMGVFEDINRLGTSVLIASHDLALIARMRHRMLTLQRGRLIGDGEAGE from the coding sequence ATGATCCGATTCGAGCAGGTCGGCAAGCGTTACCCCAACGGCCATGTCGGGTTGCATGAGTTGAGTTTTCGCGTGCGCCGCGGCGAGTTTCTGTTCGTCACCGGTCACTCCGGCGCCGGCAAGAGCACCCTGCTGCGCCTGCTGCTGGCCATGGAGCGCCCGACCTCGGGCAAGCTGCTGCTGGCCGGGCAGGACCTGGGGCAGATCAGCAACGCGCAGATTCCCTTTCTGCGCCGGCAGATCGGCGTGGTGTTCCAGAACCACCAGCTGCTGTTCGACCGCAGCGTGTTCGACAACGTGGCCCTGCCGCTGCAGATCCTCGGCCTGTCCAAGAGCGATATCGGCCGCCGCGTCGGTTCTGCCCTGGAGCGGGTGTCGCTGAGCGACAAGGCCGAGCTGTACCCTGGCGATCTGTCGACCGGGCAGCAACAGCGCGTCGGCATCGCCCGTGCCATCGTCCATCGTCCGGCCCTGCTGCTGGCCGACGAACCCACCGGTAACCTCGACCCGCGTCTGGCGGCGGAAATCATGGGCGTATTCGAAGACATCAACCGCCTCGGCACCAGCGTGCTGATCGCCAGTCACGACCTGGCACTGATCGCGCGCATGCGTCACCGCATGCTCACCCTGCAACGTGGCCGCCTGATCGGCGATGGGGAGGCCGGCGAATGA
- the coaD gene encoding pantetheine-phosphate adenylyltransferase, with the protein MNRVLYPGTFDPITKGHGDLVERAARLFDSVVIAVAASPKKNPLFSLEQRVELAREVTKHLPNVEVIGFSTLLASFAKEQGANILLRGLRAVSDFEYEFQLANMNRQLAPELESLFLTPSEKYSFISSTLVREIANLGGDIGKFVHPAVAEALTERFKAR; encoded by the coding sequence ATGAATCGAGTGTTATACCCAGGCACCTTCGACCCCATTACCAAGGGGCATGGCGATCTGGTCGAGCGCGCCGCGCGGCTGTTCGACAGCGTGGTCATCGCGGTTGCCGCCAGCCCGAAGAAGAACCCGCTGTTCTCTCTCGAACAGCGCGTGGAACTGGCCCGGGAAGTCACCAAGCACCTGCCCAACGTCGAAGTGATCGGCTTTTCCACGCTGCTCGCCTCGTTCGCCAAGGAACAGGGTGCCAACATCCTGCTGCGCGGCCTGCGCGCGGTATCGGATTTCGAATACGAATTCCAGCTGGCCAACATGAACCGTCAGCTGGCGCCGGAGCTGGAAAGCCTGTTCCTCACCCCGTCGGAAAAGTACTCGTTCATTTCCTCTACCCTGGTGCGGGAAATCGCCAACCTGGGCGGCGACATCGGCAAGTTCGTGCATCCGGCGGTTGCCGAGGCGCTGACCGAACGCTTCAAGGCGCGCTAA
- a CDS encoding hydrolase encodes MNHGFRPAWWLPGPHLQTLWGSLCRRLPALERQRERLWLEDGDFLDLDWHGPHEAHAPLVLVLHGLTGSSSSHYMLGLQRQLAARGWASVALNWRGCSGEPNLLPRGYHSGASEDLVETIRHLHAKRPMAPLYAVGYSLGGNVLLKYLGESGAHSGLQGAAAVSVPFRLDQCADRIGIGFSRVYQAHFMRAMVAYVKDKQRLFAHQGQADRLSTLEKLGPLDGMRTFWDFDGRITAPLHGFEDADDYYRRSSSRYYLGRIQTPTLMIQATDDPFVYPHSLPEARELADCIRFELHDRGGHVGFVDGSPRRPGYYLERRIPDWLQSLGAA; translated from the coding sequence ATGAACCACGGCTTCCGGCCGGCCTGGTGGCTGCCTGGCCCCCATCTGCAGACCCTGTGGGGCTCGCTGTGTCGCCGCCTACCCGCACTCGAACGCCAGCGCGAACGCCTGTGGCTGGAGGACGGCGACTTCCTCGACCTCGACTGGCATGGCCCCCATGAGGCCCACGCGCCCCTGGTGCTGGTGCTGCACGGCCTGACCGGCTCTTCCAGCTCCCACTACATGCTCGGCCTGCAACGCCAGTTGGCCGCCCGAGGGTGGGCCAGCGTGGCGCTGAACTGGCGTGGCTGCTCGGGTGAGCCCAACCTGCTGCCACGGGGTTACCATTCCGGCGCCAGCGAAGACCTGGTCGAAACCATTCGCCACTTGCACGCCAAGCGGCCCATGGCCCCGCTGTATGCAGTGGGCTATTCACTGGGCGGCAACGTCTTGCTCAAGTACCTGGGGGAAAGTGGTGCGCACAGCGGCCTGCAGGGGGCTGCCGCGGTATCGGTGCCCTTTCGTCTGGATCAGTGTGCCGACCGCATCGGCATCGGCTTCTCGCGGGTCTATCAGGCGCACTTCATGCGCGCCATGGTCGCCTACGTGAAGGACAAGCAGCGCCTGTTCGCCCATCAGGGCCAGGCCGACCGCCTGTCGACCCTGGAAAAGCTCGGCCCGTTGGACGGCATGCGCACCTTCTGGGATTTCGACGGCCGCATCACCGCGCCGCTGCACGGTTTCGAAGATGCCGACGACTATTACCGACGCTCCTCGAGCCGCTACTACCTGGGCCGCATCCAGACGCCGACGCTGATGATCCAGGCCACCGACGACCCCTTCGTCTACCCCCACAGCCTGCCAGAGGCCAGGGAGCTGGCCGACTGCATCCGCTTCGAACTGCATGACAGGGGCGGCCACGTCGGTTTCGTCGACGGCTCGCCGCGGCGGCCCGGCTACTACCTGGAAAGGCGCATTCCAGACTGGCTGCAAAGCCTCGGGGCGGCGTGA
- the mtgA gene encoding monofunctional biosynthetic peptidoglycan transglycosylase: protein MLRSLRRLLLKLLLWFIAGSFLLVLALRWVPPPGTALMVERKIESWVDGKPIDLQRTWRSWDQLPDDLKIAVIASEDQKFAQHWGFDVEAIKAALSHNQQGGSVRGASTLSQQVAKNLFLWSGRSWLRKGIEVWFTALIELLWPKERILEVYLNSAEWADGVFGAEAAARHHFNIGAAYLSARQASLLAAVLPNPRQFDAGRPSGYVNQRANWIRRQMRQLGGSHYLDQLQAPRPGWWAK, encoded by the coding sequence ATGCTCCGATCCCTTCGCCGCCTCCTGCTGAAGTTGCTGCTCTGGTTCATCGCCGGCTCCTTCCTGCTGGTGCTCGCCCTGCGCTGGGTGCCGCCACCGGGCACGGCGCTTATGGTCGAGCGCAAGATCGAGTCCTGGGTCGACGGCAAACCCATCGACCTGCAGCGCACCTGGCGCTCCTGGGATCAACTGCCGGATGACCTGAAGATCGCGGTCATCGCCAGCGAAGACCAGAAGTTCGCCCAACACTGGGGCTTCGACGTCGAGGCGATCAAGGCGGCACTGTCCCACAACCAGCAAGGCGGCTCGGTACGCGGCGCCAGCACCCTCAGCCAGCAGGTGGCCAAGAACCTGTTCCTGTGGTCCGGCCGCAGCTGGCTGCGCAAGGGTATCGAGGTGTGGTTCACGGCGCTGATCGAACTGTTGTGGCCCAAGGAGCGCATCCTCGAGGTCTACCTCAACAGCGCGGAATGGGCGGACGGCGTGTTCGGCGCCGAGGCGGCGGCTCGGCACCATTTCAACATCGGCGCCGCCTACCTGTCGGCGCGCCAGGCCAGCCTGCTCGCGGCGGTGCTGCCCAACCCGCGGCAGTTCGATGCGGGCCGCCCCAGCGGCTACGTCAACCAGCGGGCCAACTGGATTCGCCGGCAGATGCGCCAGCTAGGTGGCAGCCACTACCTGGACCAGTTGCAGGCGCCACGGCCGGGGTGGTGGGCGAAGTAA
- a CDS encoding M16 family metallopeptidase has translation MSKRNGPRYALLGLFLIALLAALAFTVKRAPDAAEPAGQAAQADNSQLQSLGELDGKEPARRKLDIHSWQTAEGAKVLFVEARELPMFDLRLTFAGGSSQDGDVPGLALLTNAMLNEGVPGKDVGAIAAGFESLGAEFGNGAYRDMAVTSLRSLSAAEQREPALKLFEQVIGQPTFPADSLARIKNQILAGFEFQKQNPGKLASLELFERLYGKHPYGHPSEGNAQSVPGISREQLQAFHAKAYAAGNAVIALVGDLSREEAEAMAAEVSAALPKGPALAKTIEPQAPQPGLTHIDFPSNQTHLLIAQLGITRNDPDYAALYLGNQVFGGGGFGTRLMTEVREKRGLTYGVYSGFTAMQARGPFMINLQTRAEQSEGTLQLVKDLLREFVANGPTQQELDAAKREMAGSFPLSTASNAAIVGQLGAIGFYDLPLTYLEDFMAQVQALSVEQVKAAMAKHLDPEALVIVTAGPKVAQKELPPPTDQPAEMPAAVPEH, from the coding sequence ATGAGTAAGCGCAACGGCCCGCGCTATGCCCTGCTGGGCCTGTTCCTGATCGCCCTGCTGGCGGCCCTGGCCTTTACCGTCAAACGCGCACCGGACGCCGCCGAGCCTGCTGGCCAGGCCGCACAAGCCGACAACAGCCAGCTGCAGTCGCTGGGCGAGCTGGACGGCAAGGAACCGGCACGCCGCAAGCTGGACATCCACAGCTGGCAGACCGCCGAAGGCGCCAAGGTGCTGTTCGTCGAGGCCCGCGAGCTGCCGATGTTCGACCTGCGCCTGACCTTCGCCGGCGGCAGCAGCCAGGACGGCGACGTGCCCGGCCTGGCGCTGCTGACCAACGCCATGCTCAACGAAGGCGTGCCCGGCAAGGACGTCGGCGCCATCGCCGCCGGCTTCGAGAGCCTGGGCGCCGAGTTCGGCAATGGCGCCTACCGCGACATGGCGGTCACCAGCCTGCGCAGCCTTAGCGCCGCCGAGCAGCGTGAACCGGCCCTGAAGCTGTTCGAGCAGGTGATCGGCCAGCCGACCTTTCCTGCCGACTCCCTGGCGCGCATCAAGAACCAGATCCTCGCCGGCTTCGAATTCCAGAAGCAGAACCCGGGCAAGCTGGCCAGCCTCGAACTGTTCGAGCGCCTGTATGGCAAGCACCCCTACGGTCACCCCAGCGAAGGCAACGCGCAGTCGGTTCCCGGCATCAGCCGCGAACAGCTGCAGGCCTTCCATGCCAAGGCCTACGCTGCCGGCAATGCGGTGATCGCCCTGGTCGGCGACCTGTCCCGCGAGGAAGCCGAGGCCATGGCCGCCGAGGTCTCCGCCGCGCTGCCCAAGGGCCCGGCGCTGGCGAAGACCATCGAACCGCAGGCGCCGCAGCCCGGCCTGACCCATATCGATTTTCCGTCCAACCAGACCCACCTGCTGATCGCCCAGCTCGGCATCACCCGCAATGACCCGGACTACGCAGCGCTGTACCTGGGCAACCAGGTGTTCGGCGGTGGTGGTTTCGGCACCCGGCTGATGACCGAAGTGCGTGAAAAACGTGGCCTGACCTACGGCGTGTACTCCGGTTTTACCGCCATGCAGGCCCGCGGCCCGTTCATGATCAACCTGCAGACCCGCGCCGAACAGAGCGAAGGCACCCTGCAACTGGTCAAGGACCTGCTGCGTGAGTTCGTCGCCAACGGCCCGACCCAGCAGGAGCTGGACGCCGCCAAGCGCGAAATGGCCGGCAGCTTCCCGCTGTCCACGGCCAGCAACGCGGCCATCGTAGGCCAGCTCGGCGCCATCGGCTTCTACGACCTGCCACTGACCTACCTGGAAGACTTCATGGCCCAGGTGCAGGCGCTCAGCGTCGAGCAGGTGAAAGCCGCCATGGCCAAGCATCTCGACCCCGAGGCCCTGGTGATCGTCACGGCCGGGCCGAAGGTCGCGCAGAAGGAACTGCCTCCGCCCACCGACCAGCCGGCAGAGATGCCCGCTGCCGTACCGGAGCACTGA
- a CDS encoding M16 family metallopeptidase, protein MSSSLARHLAGLLLAACALPFGAQAAAPQPTHEFTLENGLKVIVREDHRAPVVVSQIWYKVGSSYETAGQTGLSHALEHMMFKGSRKLGPGEASRVLRDLGAEENAFTSDDYTAYYQVLAADRLGVAFELEADRLASLRLPPEEFAREIEVIKEERRLRTDDKPSGLAYERFKAMAYPASGYSIPTIGWMADLDRMSVQELRHWYETWYVPNNATLVVVGDVTADAVKALAQRYFGAIPKGDVPAAKIPLELPAPGERQITLHLKTQLPSLMMGFNVPGLATAENPRDVHALRLIAALLDGGYSARLATRLERGEELVSGAGAWYNGYTRGDSLFTLSATPNVQTGKTLQQTEAGIWRELQDLQNTAPSAEELARVRAQLIAELVYDRDSISSQATAIGQLETVGLSWKLIDQELAELEAVTPADIQNAAKTYFTRDRLSVAHVLPEEKRDE, encoded by the coding sequence TTGTCCAGTTCACTTGCCCGCCATCTCGCCGGCCTGCTACTGGCCGCCTGTGCCCTGCCCTTCGGGGCGCAGGCCGCGGCACCGCAACCCACCCACGAATTCACCCTGGAAAACGGCCTCAAGGTCATCGTCCGCGAAGACCATCGCGCCCCCGTGGTGGTCTCGCAGATCTGGTACAAGGTCGGTTCCAGCTACGAGACCGCCGGCCAGACCGGCCTGTCCCATGCCCTGGAACACATGATGTTCAAAGGCAGCCGCAAGCTCGGCCCCGGCGAAGCCTCGCGGGTGCTGCGCGACCTGGGGGCCGAGGAGAACGCCTTCACCAGCGACGACTACACCGCCTACTACCAGGTGCTGGCCGCCGACCGCCTGGGCGTCGCCTTCGAGCTGGAGGCCGACCGCCTGGCCAGCCTGCGCCTGCCGCCGGAAGAGTTCGCGCGCGAGATCGAGGTGATCAAGGAAGAGCGCCGCCTGCGCACCGACGACAAACCCTCGGGCCTGGCCTACGAGCGCTTCAAGGCCATGGCCTACCCGGCCAGCGGCTACAGCATCCCGACCATCGGCTGGATGGCCGACCTGGACCGCATGAGCGTGCAGGAGCTGCGTCACTGGTACGAAACCTGGTACGTGCCCAACAACGCCACCCTGGTGGTGGTCGGCGACGTCACCGCGGACGCCGTGAAGGCCCTGGCCCAGCGCTATTTCGGCGCGATCCCCAAGGGTGACGTGCCGGCCGCGAAGATCCCCCTGGAGCTGCCGGCGCCGGGCGAACGGCAGATCACCCTGCACCTGAAGACCCAGCTGCCGAGCCTGATGATGGGCTTCAACGTGCCGGGCCTGGCCACCGCCGAGAACCCGCGTGACGTGCATGCCCTGCGCCTGATCGCCGCCCTGCTCGACGGCGGCTACAGCGCCCGCCTGGCCACCCGCCTGGAGCGCGGCGAGGAGCTGGTTTCTGGCGCCGGCGCCTGGTACAACGGCTACACCCGCGGCGACAGCCTGTTCACCCTCTCCGCCACCCCCAACGTGCAGACCGGCAAGACCCTGCAACAGACCGAAGCGGGCATCTGGCGCGAACTGCAGGACCTGCAGAACACCGCGCCCTCGGCCGAGGAGCTGGCCCGCGTACGCGCCCAGCTGATCGCCGAACTGGTCTACGACCGCGACTCGATCAGCAGCCAGGCCACCGCCATCGGCCAGCTGGAAACCGTCGGCCTGTCCTGGAAGCTGATCGATCAGGAACTGGCCGAGCTGGAGGCCGTGACCCCGGCCGACATCCAGAACGCCGCCAAGACCTATTTCACCCGCGATCGCCTCAGCGTCGCCCATGTTCTGCCCGAGGAGAAGCGCGATGAGTAA
- the ftsX gene encoding permease-like cell division protein FtsX yields the protein MSASRIPPPQPSQRVGAAPKNAEPQGPDNEPDFRTLTRAWLESHRSSLVDSLRRLGKQPIGSFFTCLVMAVALSLPMGLSLLLGNVERLGGTWERAAQISVFLNIDASDSQGQALREEIAGMDDVAEAEWISREQALEEFQQQSGLGEALKELPNNPLPGAVLVTPKEVDKATLEALRLRLAELPGVEQAQLDLVWVERLSAILKLGDRFVFGLTVLLIMALLLVIGNTIRLHIENRRTEIEVIKLVGGTDSYVRRPFLYMGALYGLGAGVLSWLVLAFGLNWLNDAVVRLSGLYGSDFALAGVPAGDGFSLLLGAVLLGYIGAWLAVARHLRELAPR from the coding sequence ATGAGTGCGTCGCGCATCCCACCACCGCAGCCCTCCCAGCGCGTCGGCGCGGCACCCAAGAACGCCGAGCCCCAGGGGCCGGATAACGAACCGGATTTTCGCACCCTGACCCGCGCCTGGCTGGAAAGCCACCGCTCCAGCCTGGTCGACAGCCTGCGCCGCCTGGGCAAGCAGCCGATCGGCAGCTTCTTTACCTGCCTGGTGATGGCCGTGGCCCTAAGCCTGCCCATGGGCCTGTCGTTGCTGCTCGGCAACGTCGAGCGCCTGGGTGGCACCTGGGAGCGTGCTGCGCAGATCTCGGTGTTCCTCAATATCGACGCCAGCGATAGTCAGGGCCAGGCTCTGCGCGAAGAAATCGCCGGCATGGACGACGTGGCCGAAGCCGAATGGATCAGTCGCGAGCAGGCGCTAGAAGAGTTTCAGCAGCAGTCCGGGCTGGGCGAAGCCCTCAAGGAGTTGCCGAACAATCCGTTGCCTGGTGCTGTGCTGGTAACGCCCAAGGAAGTCGACAAAGCCACTCTTGAGGCGTTGCGTTTGCGTTTGGCAGAGCTGCCCGGCGTGGAGCAGGCACAGCTGGACTTGGTCTGGGTCGAGCGTTTGAGCGCAATCCTCAAGCTGGGCGACCGTTTCGTTTTTGGCCTCACGGTTTTGCTGATCATGGCGCTGCTGCTGGTGATAGGTAACACCATCCGCCTGCATATCGAGAACCGGCGTACCGAGATCGAGGTGATCAAGCTGGTCGGCGGCACCGATAGCTACGTACGCCGCCCATTCCTTTATATGGGTGCGCTGTATGGCCTGGGCGCCGGCGTGCTGTCGTGGCTGGTGCTGGCCTTTGGGCTGAACTGGTTGAACGATGCCGTGGTGCGCCTGTCCGGATTGTATGGCAGTGATTTCGCCCTGGCCGGTGTGCCGGCGGGTGACGGCTTCTCCCTATTGCTGGGGGCGGTGCTGTTGGGGTATATCGGTGCGTGGCTGGCGGTGGCGCGGCATCTCAGGGAGCTTGCTCCTCGCTGA
- the rpoH gene encoding RNA polymerase sigma factor RpoH: protein MSTSLQPVHALVPGANLEAYVHAVNSIPLLTPEQERELAGNLFYKQDLDAARQMVLAHLRFVVHIARSYSGYGLAQADLIQEGNVGLMKAVKRFNPEMGVRLVSFAVHWIRAEIHEFILKNWRIVKVATTKAQRKLFFNLRSQKKRLAWLNNDEVNAVAESLGVEAREVREMESRLTGQDMAFDPAADADDDSAFQSPAQYLEDHRYDPARQMEDEDWSDTSSANLHEALEALDERSRDILQQRWLAEEKATLHELAAKYNVSAERIRQLEKNAMNKLKGSIAA, encoded by the coding sequence ATGTCCACTTCTTTGCAACCTGTTCATGCTCTGGTTCCAGGCGCCAACCTGGAAGCTTACGTGCATGCCGTTAACAGCATTCCGCTGCTGACGCCCGAGCAGGAGCGTGAACTGGCCGGTAATCTCTTCTACAAGCAGGACCTCGATGCAGCCCGCCAGATGGTATTGGCTCACCTGCGTTTCGTGGTGCATATCGCGCGCAGTTACTCCGGCTACGGTCTGGCCCAGGCCGACCTGATCCAGGAAGGCAACGTCGGCCTGATGAAGGCGGTCAAGCGTTTCAACCCGGAAATGGGCGTGCGCCTGGTGTCGTTCGCCGTGCACTGGATCCGTGCCGAAATCCACGAGTTCATTCTTAAGAACTGGCGGATCGTCAAGGTCGCGACCACCAAGGCCCAGCGTAAACTGTTCTTCAACCTGCGTAGCCAGAAGAAGCGCCTGGCCTGGCTGAATAACGACGAAGTCAACGCCGTGGCCGAAAGCCTGGGCGTCGAGGCCCGTGAGGTGCGCGAGATGGAAAGCCGCCTGACCGGTCAGGACATGGCCTTCGACCCGGCTGCCGATGCCGACGACGACAGCGCCTTTCAGTCCCCGGCCCAGTACCTGGAAGACCACCGCTACGATCCCGCTCGGCAGATGGAAGACGAGGACTGGAGCGACACCTCCAGTGCCAACCTGCACGAGGCGCTCGAAGCGCTCGACGAGCGCAGCCGCGATATTCTGCAGCAGCGCTGGTTGGCCGAAGAGAAGGCCACGCTGCACGAGCTGGCGGCCAAGTACAACGTCTCGGCGGAGCGTATCCGTCAGTTGGAGAAGAATGCGATGAACAAGCTCAAGGGCTCCATCGCCGCCTGA
- the ftsY gene encoding signal recognition particle-docking protein FtsY has product MFGSKDDNKTPAPEPVAEKAEKRGLFGWLRKKPTEPAPAASEPQAEVPEGAAQSQPEPSPQEQPAEAPQAVQGAAVDAPAVSEPAVAAEPVVDDATRHGPEALPEPVAEQPAAQPEHSPELATGSDVQHAVPATPAAVLTAPAEAVSEAVVEQNKPSDNKGGWFARLRQGLSKTSASIGEGMASLFLGKKTIDDDLLDEIETRLLTADVGVEATTAIIGSLTQRVARKQLTDSDALFKALQEELAAMLRPVEQPLHIDGAKRPYVILVVGVNGAGKTTTIGKLAKKLQGEGKKVMLAAGDTFRAAAVEQLQVWGERNRIPVIAQHTGADSASVIFDAVQAAKARGMDVLIADTAGRLHTKDNLMEELKKVRRVIGKLDDSAPHEVLLVLDAGTGQNAINQAKQFNQTVNLTGLVLTKLDGTAKGGVIFALAKQFGLPIRYIGVGEGIDDLRTFEAEPFVQALFQQREQ; this is encoded by the coding sequence ATGTTTGGTTCAAAAGACGACAACAAGACTCCGGCCCCCGAGCCGGTTGCCGAGAAAGCCGAAAAACGCGGTCTGTTTGGCTGGCTGCGCAAGAAGCCGACCGAGCCCGCGCCAGCCGCCTCCGAGCCCCAGGCCGAGGTGCCGGAGGGAGCGGCGCAGAGCCAGCCAGAGCCGTCGCCGCAAGAGCAGCCGGCCGAAGCGCCTCAGGCTGTGCAGGGCGCTGCCGTCGACGCGCCGGCTGTCAGCGAGCCGGCCGTCGCCGCCGAGCCCGTGGTGGACGACGCCACCCGTCATGGCCCTGAAGCCCTGCCAGAGCCGGTTGCCGAGCAGCCGGCGGCGCAGCCCGAGCATTCGCCTGAGCTGGCCACCGGCAGCGACGTGCAGCATGCCGTCCCCGCCACGCCGGCCGCGGTGCTCACCGCACCGGCCGAGGCGGTCAGTGAGGCGGTGGTCGAGCAGAACAAACCCTCGGACAACAAGGGCGGCTGGTTCGCCCGCCTGCGCCAGGGCCTGTCCAAGACCAGCGCCAGCATCGGCGAAGGCATGGCCAGTCTGTTCCTCGGCAAGAAGACCATCGACGACGATCTGCTCGACGAGATCGAGACCCGCCTGCTTACCGCCGACGTAGGCGTCGAAGCCACCACGGCGATCATCGGCAGCCTGACCCAGAGGGTCGCGCGCAAGCAGCTGACCGACAGCGATGCACTGTTCAAGGCGCTGCAGGAAGAGCTGGCCGCCATGCTGCGCCCGGTCGAGCAACCGCTGCATATCGACGGCGCCAAGCGTCCCTACGTGATCCTGGTGGTCGGTGTGAACGGCGCCGGCAAGACCACCACCATCGGCAAACTGGCCAAGAAGCTGCAGGGCGAGGGCAAGAAGGTCATGCTCGCCGCCGGCGATACCTTCCGCGCCGCCGCCGTCGAGCAGCTGCAGGTGTGGGGTGAGCGCAACAGGATCCCGGTCATCGCCCAGCACACCGGCGCCGATTCGGCCTCGGTGATCTTCGATGCCGTGCAGGCCGCCAAGGCCCGTGGCATGGACGTGCTGATCGCCGATACCGCCGGCCGTCTGCACACCAAGGACAACCTGATGGAGGAGCTGAAGAAGGTCCGTCGGGTGATCGGCAAGCTCGACGACAGCGCCCCCCATGAAGTGCTGCTGGTGCTGGATGCCGGCACCGGCCAGAACGCCATCAACCAGGCCAAACAATTCAACCAGACGGTGAACTTGACCGGCCTGGTCCTGACCAAGCTGGATGGCACGGCCAAGGGCGGGGTGATCTTCGCCCTGGCCAAGCAGTTCGGCCTGCCGATTCGCTACATCGGTGTTGGCGAAGGTATCGACGATCTGCGTACCTTCGAGGCCGAACCCTTCGTTCAGGCGCTTTTCCAGCAACGGGAGCAGTGA
- a CDS encoding YfhL family 4Fe-4S dicluster ferredoxin, whose product MSLIITDDCINCDVCEPECPNAAISQGEEIYVIDPNLCTECVGHYDQPQCQQVCPVDCIPLDENNVESKEQLMAKYQALTGKA is encoded by the coding sequence ATGTCCCTGATCATTACCGACGATTGCATCAACTGCGACGTCTGCGAACCTGAGTGCCCGAACGCGGCGATTTCCCAGGGCGAGGAGATCTACGTGATCGACCCCAACCTGTGCACCGAATGCGTGGGCCACTACGACCAGCCGCAGTGCCAGCAGGTCTGCCCGGTGGACTGCATCCCCCTCGACGAGAACAACGTCGAGAGCAAGGAGCAGTTGATGGCCAAGTACCAAGCCCTCACCGGCAAGGCCTGA
- the rsmD gene encoding 16S rRNA (guanine(966)-N(2))-methyltransferase RsmD: MARRPTSGKAPVAHGGDGQLRIIAGQWRSRQFAFPMAHGLRPTPNRVRETLFNWLAPYVDAARVLDPFAGSGALFLEALSRGAASALALDLNPAAVTSLRGHLATLRCDNGQVLQSDALVYLQSQPATPFDLVFLDPPFSQDLLLPACTLLEARGWLADDAWVYTESEQVPSSLGMPGNWRLHREQKAGQVHYALWERRAA; the protein is encoded by the coding sequence ATGGCCAGACGACCGACTTCCGGCAAGGCCCCCGTCGCCCACGGTGGCGACGGGCAGCTGCGCATCATTGCCGGGCAGTGGCGCAGCCGCCAGTTCGCCTTCCCCATGGCCCACGGCTTGCGCCCGACACCCAACCGCGTGCGCGAGACGCTGTTCAACTGGCTGGCGCCCTACGTGGACGCCGCCCGGGTGCTCGACCCCTTCGCCGGCAGTGGCGCGCTGTTTCTCGAAGCGCTGTCGCGTGGCGCCGCCAGTGCCCTGGCGCTGGACCTCAACCCGGCGGCAGTGACCAGCCTGCGCGGCCACCTGGCCACCCTGCGCTGCGACAACGGCCAGGTGCTGCAGAGCGACGCCCTCGTCTACCTGCAGAGCCAGCCGGCCACGCCGTTCGACCTGGTGTTCCTCGATCCGCCATTCAGCCAGGACCTGCTGCTGCCCGCCTGCACGCTGCTCGAAGCGCGCGGCTGGCTGGCCGACGATGCCTGGGTCTACACCGAAAGCGAGCAGGTGCCCTCCAGCCTAGGTATGCCCGGCAACTGGCGCCTGCACCGTGAGCAGAAGGCCGGGCAGGTGCATTACGCGCTGTGGGAGCGCCGCGCGGCCTGA